ataaatactaCTAGCCCCGCTtttaaaactgtttgcttAGTTGATCTTTACATAATTGATTTCAGCAAGGTTTCACTTCTTTGCTGTGCGTCAATTGTTAAATATCAAGAAGCAGAATAAAAGAAGTTACTCAAATGACAGCATGACAGGACACATTAAGCatgcaaagaaaaaagcgAGCAGTGCTCAGACAATAtaagacattttttttttttttggctctaacagccacaacaattaCAGAGCCAGAGCAAAGGCAACTTTGCGAACAGGCCCCAAAACACTCAATCAGTCAACATCAGCAGAAAGAGCACAAAAACCCCAAATCAAAACCAAACGCAAGAAAATTCTTTGTCTTTGTGTGAGTAACGCGAACTTTTGTGCCGTCAAGGCATTGTTGTAGAAGTTCAAGTGGTTGACGGgcaggagagagagagagagagagacaagtcAAGCCAAAGTGTTGTTTGGATTTCATTATACAATTATCTTGTTACCAGAAATAATGGTGTCGAGCCGGGCAACATGCCAGAAACAGAGTCAATGGGCTTGATGCACAGTCACCGCGAGCTGTAAACgtacatgtatatatgtatatgtgggtgctcacacatgtgtgtgtgtgtggccggAAGCTGAGCCCGTTGGCAAAAGCAGGAAGTCATTAgctaccaaaaaaaagaaaagcacaaAGCAATGTTGGCAATGGCTTCAACTGTGGGTAAAGTTGATATAATGcgataaataaatgaaaatgtttgagTTAAATGAATTAAGTGTGCGATACTCAGTGCcagcgcatgtgtgtgtgtgtgtgtgtgtgtgagttcatgtgtgtgtgtgtgattgttaGAAACACTTTCTGTGTTTGGTTGTCAGCGCAAGTGACAGGACGTTAAATATACAAAGAGCTTGAgggcaactgctgctggcactCTGCCTTGAAGCTTTCTCCCTCTTCCTCTCTCTTTCATACTCACTCTCTTGCTTGCTCTAATTGTGTGGTAGTTAATTACCCAAACATCACTCAAAGTGTCACAAGCAAAAAGTCATGGCAGCCAGACAAACTTAGTTTTTGGTCATACTCAGCATAGTTGCTTTCGCCTAGTCATTGCAGCTGATTTATCAAATAGTTAATAGTTAAAGTTGCAGTTCATGGCTGCTTTAATGTCATTATTAGTGGCGAATTATTTCGTTTTACGGCGCGTATACTTAACCCCCCTTGCATAGCTCATGTacataaactattttaagtGCTTGtctgtgtttatgtgtgtgtgtgtgcaaatgtgCGTGGTATGCAGTTTTCGCTTTACTCCCACACATGGCAGTCGCACAAAATTGGCTTTTTTGGCTGTctcaacttaattaattatgtagcCGACTAGTGGGCTCTCAAACCCAAACAAAATCGTTAATTAAGATGATTGCTTTGAGTTTACTGCGATTTATTAGCCAGCATTGGCTGGTCTCTTTAGTCAGAAAGTTTCctctcacacacactttgtgcaacacacgcacataaacGTATGTGTGAATTGATGATTTGACTGCTCGTTAATTGATTTTGGCTCTGTGGCAACCAACAAGTTTATAACGAAACCAAATTGGTTTTATTAGCTTGGCAAGCATACAGaccaaaataatttattgctacAAAGCAGCACAACATACTGACCCCAAATGTCAGTCAACTGGcctaacaaaaatcaatttcaattgcctgCAAATTTGTCTTGGCAACTGCCAAATGCAACTTTGTGCAatcagcaaatgcaattagatTTAGCTTCGAGAcgcacgcggcgtatgagtgACCAATAGAGAAAGTCCCATCAACTTGACATTTAACTAACTCTGACCgcaagcaaagcataaaaagcacTGAAATCGCAAACTTTTTCCTTTGCTACTGTTTGTGTGTGATATTTTGCCATATCTAAGCCACAAAATGCGAGcgaaactttttgctgctgtcataAATTTGCgcaatgcaaacatttatcAGCACGAGAGGATACTTAGCAGCAGTGTCCTCTATAGCGTAGTTGATATTTAACCACAGTCAGGCGGCCACACTCCGCTCCGCTCCTCACTTTCAAGCTCAGCTGGATTTGGCTTTTGTGCAgtaaatgctttttatatgCCAAGTCACATATGCGTATATCTAGTTATTCCTGCCACCAGCACTATACTTTTGTTGCAcgctgtttttcttttcatattCATgttgtgacacacacacacacacacacacacatacgctctTATGCATATTGCATGAAATTGCTAAAGTTGTGTATTTATTTCGTACTATGAATTCTCATtgcgttttaaatttaacaatttgcagaCTTTTGGCTCTTAAATCGCTTTTGCTCAGGCcctgcaaaagtaaaagcgaCAAACTTTGgccattatttaaatttgttgtaataatttaaatgttgacaTATTGTCAGGActgtgccacgcccccactTGCTGACGacagctttgttgttgttcttattcaTTTTGTTGACATTTTCTTTGAGTTCTTCTTTTATTGCGCGACGcgaatttaatgaattttaatgaaaacttATGTGCTGGGGCGCATGTGGCAACAGCTGTTCTTGCCACACCTCCctataaacatttgcaattgtCGTTTAATGTCAATTTAAACTTTCGATGTGCGCTTGCTTCCCCCATTTTTGTTGCCCATTTGCTATTCATTTGTATTAAGAAACGGggcacataatttttttttatgaaattttcgtttttattattgcagttTAGAAGTTCCTTGGGTGGCTTAATATTTGACGCCAGTGTGCGCGCTGACCCAATCCAAATATGAGGTCAAGCGGGTGAAGGCAGCTGGGTAGCCCTTTTCGCAGCCGGCAGCGGCACCGAAAGAAGTCAGACCAATCTGGACTTTGCTGGACTTATCGACCAATGGACCGCCGGAATCGCCATTGCAGGTGGATTGGCCATTGGGGGTGGCAACACAAACGTTACTGGCGGTAACAGTGGAGGTACCATAAGTTTGAGCGCACTTCGTGTTTGAAATGACAACAAGATCGACATAGGCCAAGTTAGCGCCAACGCCTGCAGCCGAGTCGCTCTGCTTGCCCCAGCCTGAAGCGACACAAGTCACACCTTCGTAGGTGCTGTAGGAGCTGGCCACAGCGGGAATCTTCACAGTTTGAATATTGCTGCTAAATGAAACAGAGGGGATCTTGATCAGGGAGATATCGTTCCTCAGATTCTTGCTGTTCCAGCCGGA
The DNA window shown above is from Drosophila busckii strain San Diego stock center, stock number 13000-0081.31 chromosome 3L, ASM1175060v1, whole genome shotgun sequence and carries:
- the LOC108598463 gene encoding serine protease 1; protein product: MKFLIILTLAVAASAFPGELVHRNRVMPVMEDSIEGRITGGQFASVGQFPYQVGLSLKVSATGSAWCGGSLIGKEWVLTAAHCTDGVLSVTVYLGATKRTSPEVKHTVDKANIIIHSGWNSKNLRNDISLIKIPSVSFSSNIQTVKIPAVASSYSTYEGVTCVASGWGKQSDSAAGVGANLAYVDLVVISNTKCAQTYGTSTVTASNVCVATPNGQSTCNGDSGGPLVDKSSKVQIGLTSFGAAAGCEKGYPAAFTRLTSYLDWVSAHTGVKY